A genomic region of Herbaspirillum sp. DW155 contains the following coding sequences:
- a CDS encoding phosphoribosylaminoimidazolesuccinocarboxamide synthase, translated as MSSLYKSSITSLPLLGTGKVRENYAVGDDKLLIVTTDRLSAFDVIMNEPIPGKGKVLNQMSDFWFDKLGHIVPNHLTGIDPESVVSPAEIEQVRGRAVVAKRLKPILVEAVVRGYIIGSGWKDYQATGAICGIKLPAGLQQASKLEQPIFTPAAKADLGEHDENISFEETEKRIGSELAHKIRDVAIQLYKEAADYAATRGIIIADTKFEFGLDDNGVLHLMDEVLTADSSRFWPADSYQVGISPPSFDKQFVRDYLETVEGWQKTPPAPALPADVIEKTGAKYREALERLTGEKLKD; from the coding sequence ATGAGCAGTCTCTACAAATCCTCGATCACTTCCCTGCCGCTGCTGGGCACAGGCAAGGTCCGCGAAAACTATGCCGTCGGCGACGACAAGCTGTTGATTGTGACCACCGATCGCCTCTCGGCCTTCGACGTCATCATGAACGAACCGATCCCCGGCAAGGGCAAGGTCTTGAACCAGATGAGCGATTTCTGGTTCGACAAACTCGGCCATATCGTGCCCAACCATCTGACCGGTATCGATCCCGAGTCGGTGGTGAGCCCGGCCGAAATCGAGCAGGTGCGCGGACGCGCCGTGGTGGCCAAGCGTTTGAAGCCGATCCTGGTGGAAGCCGTGGTGCGCGGCTACATCATCGGTTCCGGCTGGAAGGATTACCAGGCCACCGGCGCGATCTGCGGCATCAAGCTGCCGGCGGGTTTGCAACAGGCTTCCAAGCTGGAACAGCCGATCTTCACCCCGGCCGCCAAGGCCGACCTGGGCGAACACGACGAAAACATCAGCTTTGAAGAAACCGAAAAGCGCATCGGGTCGGAACTGGCGCACAAGATCCGTGATGTGGCCATCCAGCTCTACAAGGAAGCCGCTGACTATGCGGCCACGCGCGGCATCATCATCGCCGACACCAAGTTCGAATTCGGCCTGGACGACAACGGCGTGCTGCACCTGATGGATGAAGTGCTGACTGCCGACTCCTCGCGCTTCTGGCCGGCTGACAGCTACCAGGTCGGCATCTCGCCGCCGTCCTTCGACAAGCAGTTCGTGCGCGATTACCTGGAAACCGTCGAAGGCTGGCAGAAGACCCCGCCTGCACCGGCGCTTCCGGCCGATGTGATCGAAAAGACCGGCGCCAAATACCGCGAGGCGCTGGAACGCCTGACCGGCGAGAAGCTCAAGGACTGA
- a CDS encoding 5-(carboxyamino)imidazole ribonucleotide synthase, giving the protein MTQQSASTLRPAVPSTTPATWLGVMGGGQLGRMFAHAAQSMGFKVAVLEADADCPAGQVADRLIHAAYDDGAALAELGALCAAITTEFENVSAKSLATLAAQTFVAPAASGVSIAQDRTAEKAFFTECGSQSGVLPAPHLVINSEADIDGLDANLLPGILKTARMGYDGKGQVRVRTVDEVRAAFAAMKGVTCVLEKMLPLAYEVSVLVARGHDGQAVVYPIAENVHRDGILFTTTVPGPNIKADAAERAQQAALQIIGAMQYVGVLCIEFFVLEDGALVVNEMAPRPHNSGHYTIDACVTSQFEQQARAMARLPLGDTRQHSPSVMLNILGDVWYEGDTDAQREPAWDQVLALPGAHLHLYGKAEARRGRKMGHVTFTGATLADAQRQLAAACAILGIAL; this is encoded by the coding sequence ATGACCCAGCAGTCCGCCTCCACCCTTCGTCCCGCCGTTCCCTCGACCACGCCCGCCACCTGGCTGGGCGTGATGGGCGGCGGCCAGCTCGGCCGCATGTTCGCCCACGCGGCGCAGAGCATGGGCTTCAAGGTCGCCGTGCTGGAAGCCGATGCCGACTGCCCGGCCGGGCAGGTGGCGGACCGCCTCATCCATGCAGCCTACGACGATGGGGCGGCGCTGGCCGAGCTGGGTGCGCTGTGTGCGGCCATCACCACCGAGTTCGAAAACGTCTCAGCCAAGAGCCTGGCCACGCTGGCAGCGCAGACCTTCGTGGCACCGGCAGCTTCCGGTGTCTCGATCGCGCAGGACCGTACTGCCGAGAAAGCCTTCTTCACCGAATGCGGATCGCAATCCGGCGTGCTGCCGGCACCGCATCTGGTGATCAACAGCGAGGCCGATATCGATGGCCTCGATGCCAACCTGCTGCCGGGCATCCTCAAGACGGCGCGCATGGGTTATGACGGCAAGGGCCAGGTGCGCGTGCGCACCGTCGACGAAGTGCGTGCCGCTTTCGCCGCCATGAAGGGCGTGACCTGCGTACTGGAAAAGATGCTGCCGCTGGCCTATGAAGTCTCGGTGCTGGTGGCGCGCGGCCATGATGGCCAGGCCGTGGTCTATCCGATTGCCGAGAACGTGCATCGCGACGGCATCCTCTTCACTACCACCGTGCCCGGTCCCAACATCAAGGCCGATGCCGCCGAACGTGCGCAGCAGGCGGCCTTGCAGATCATCGGCGCGATGCAGTACGTGGGTGTGCTGTGTATCGAATTCTTCGTGCTGGAGGATGGCGCGCTGGTGGTCAACGAGATGGCCCCGCGTCCGCACAACAGCGGCCACTACACCATCGATGCCTGCGTCACCAGCCAGTTCGAGCAACAGGCCCGCGCCATGGCGCGCCTGCCGCTGGGCGATACGCGCCAGCATTCGCCGTCGGTGATGTTGAACATTCTCGGCGATGTCTGGTACGAGGGTGACACGGACGCGCAGCGCGAACCGGCCTGGGATCAGGTGCTGGCGCTGCCCGGCGCGCACCTGCACCTGTACGGCAAGGCTGAAGCACGCCGTGGCCGCAAGATGGGCCACGTCACCTTCACCGGTGCCACGCTGGCCGATGCCCAGCGCCAGCTGGCGGCGGCCTGCGCCATCCTCGGCATCGCGCTGTAA
- the purE gene encoding 5-(carboxyamino)imidazole ribonucleotide mutase, translating into MNDTVKPLIGVVMGSSSDWEVMQNAVAILKDFGVPFEAQVISAHRMPDQMFAYAESARARGLRAIIAGAGGAAHLPGMIAAKTIVPVLGVPVPSKYLRGEDSLLSIVQMPKGIPVATYAIGEAGAANAALSAIAMLATTDAALAEKLEAFRKTQTQVALDMKLPV; encoded by the coding sequence ATGAACGATACTGTCAAACCGTTGATCGGCGTGGTCATGGGTTCGTCCTCCGACTGGGAGGTGATGCAGAATGCGGTCGCCATCCTGAAGGACTTCGGCGTGCCCTTCGAAGCCCAGGTGATTTCCGCCCACCGCATGCCGGACCAGATGTTCGCCTACGCCGAAAGCGCCCGCGCGCGCGGCCTGCGCGCCATCATCGCCGGTGCCGGCGGTGCCGCGCACCTGCCGGGCATGATCGCGGCCAAGACCATCGTGCCGGTGCTGGGTGTGCCGGTGCCGTCCAAGTACCTGCGCGGCGAGGATTCGCTGCTGTCCATCGTGCAGATGCCCAAGGGCATTCCGGTGGCCACCTATGCCATCGGTGAAGCCGGTGCCGCCAATGCGGCGCTGTCCGCCATCGCCATGCTGGCCACCACCGACGCGGCTCTGGCTGAGAAGCTGGAAGCCTTCCGCAAGACCCAGACGCAAGTCGCCCTCGACATGAAGTTGCCTGTATGA
- the fba gene encoding class II fructose-bisphosphate aldolase (catalyzes the reversible aldol condensation of dihydroxyacetonephosphate and glyceraldehyde 3-phosphate in the Calvin cycle, glycolysis, and/or gluconeogenesis), whose protein sequence is MPLVSMRQLLDHAAENGYGLPAFNVNNLEQVTAIMEAANEVGAPVIMQASAGARKYAGEAFLRHLISAAVEAYPHIPVVMHQDHGQSPAVCMAAIKSGFSSVMMDGSLEADGKTVASYEYNVEVSRKVVEFSHAIGVTVEAELGVLGSLETMKGDKEDGHGADGTMTREQLLTDVNQAADFVKATQCDALAIAIGTSHGAYKFSRKPTGDILAIDRIKEIHARIPNTHLVMHGSSSVPQELLAEIREFGGDMKETYGVPVEEIQEGIKHGVRKINIDTDIRLAMTGAIRRYLFENPSKFDPRDYLKPAREAAKLVCKARFLSFGCEGQAGKIKPISLEKIAEKYKSGELAQIVQ, encoded by the coding sequence ATGCCTCTCGTATCCATGCGTCAACTGCTGGACCATGCCGCCGAAAACGGCTACGGCCTGCCGGCGTTCAACGTCAACAACCTGGAGCAGGTCACCGCCATCATGGAAGCGGCCAATGAAGTCGGCGCGCCCGTGATCATGCAAGCCTCCGCCGGTGCCCGCAAATACGCCGGCGAAGCCTTCCTGCGCCACCTGATCTCGGCGGCCGTGGAAGCCTATCCGCACATCCCCGTGGTGATGCACCAGGATCACGGCCAGTCGCCGGCGGTCTGCATGGCCGCCATCAAGTCCGGTTTCTCTTCCGTGATGATGGATGGCTCGCTGGAAGCCGACGGCAAGACCGTGGCCAGCTACGAGTACAACGTCGAAGTCTCGCGCAAGGTGGTCGAGTTCTCGCACGCCATCGGCGTGACCGTGGAAGCCGAACTGGGCGTGCTGGGTTCGCTGGAAACCATGAAGGGCGACAAGGAAGACGGCCACGGCGCCGATGGCACCATGACCCGCGAACAGCTGCTCACCGACGTGAACCAGGCCGCCGATTTCGTGAAGGCCACCCAGTGCGACGCACTGGCCATTGCCATCGGTACCTCGCACGGCGCCTACAAGTTCTCGCGCAAGCCCACCGGCGACATCCTGGCCATCGACCGCATCAAGGAAATCCACGCCCGTATCCCCAACACCCACCTGGTGATGCACGGTTCTTCTTCGGTGCCGCAGGAACTGCTGGCCGAGATCCGCGAATTCGGCGGTGACATGAAGGAAACCTACGGCGTGCCCGTCGAGGAAATCCAGGAAGGCATCAAGCACGGCGTGCGCAAGATCAACATCGACACCGACATCCGTCTGGCCATGACCGGTGCGATCCGCCGCTACCTGTTCGAGAACCCGTCCAAGTTCGACCCGCGCGACTACCTCAAGCCGGCCCGCGAAGCCGCCAAGCTGGTCTGCAAGGCACGTTTCCTGTCCTTCGGTTGCGAAGGCCAGGCCGGCAAGATCAAGCCGATCTCGCTGGAAAAGATCGCCGAGAAGTACAAGAGCGGCGAACTGGCACAGATCGTCCAGTAA